From the Pseudomonas sp. VD-NE ins genome, the window GAGCTTGCTCGCGAAGGCGGCGTGTCAGTCGATGCAAGAGTTGCCTGGACCGGCCTCATCGCTGGCAAGCCAGCTCCCACAGGATTTTGTGGTGAATGCGGGAATTGAAAACAACGCTGATACCTGTGGGAGCTGGCTTGCCAGCGATGGCGGCGGCAGATTCAGCATTGATGTTGATTGATACACCGCTTTCGCGAGCAGGCTCGCTCCCACAAGCAGATTGCATTGCAACGAAGGAGTTCATGGTGATTGAAAAGTGAATGAGCCCTTCCGTCATCTACACCAAAAGTCGCGTTGACAAGTTCCGGAAACCCTACCGATACTTCAGCGCAGTCATACGACAACCTACAACAAACCTAATAACAACGTGTAAGGGATTGCCATGACATCTACCTCCACTCCCCGCGCCCCGTTCAACCGTCTGCTGCTGACCGGCGCCGCCGGTGGCCTGGGCAAAGTCCTGCGCGAACGGATGCGCCCTTATGCCAATGTCCTGCGCCTGTCAGACATCGCTGCCCTCGCCCCGGCTGTCGATGATCGCGAAGAAGTCGTCCCTTGCGATCTGGCCGACAAACAAGCTGTGCATCAACTGGTCGAAGGCGTCGACGCGATCCTGCATTTTGGCGGTGTCTCCGTCGAGCGGCCCTTCGAAGAAATCCTCGGCGCCAACATCAGCGGTGTTTTTCACATCTACGAAGCGGCGCGCCGGCATGGTGTGAAACGGGTGATCTTCGCCAGTTCCAACCACGTCATCGGCTTCTATAAACAGGACGAACAACTCGACGCCAGCTCCGCGCGCCGCCCCGATGGCTACTACGGATTGTCCAAGTCCTACGGCGAAGACATGGCCAGTTTCTACTTCGATCGCTACGGCATCGAGACCGTCAGTATCCGCATCGGCTCCTCGTTCCCCGAACCGCAAAACCGTCGAATGATGCACACCTGGCTGAGCTTCGACGACCTCACCCAATTGCTCGAACGCGCGCTGTACACACCGAACGTCGGCCACACCGTGGTCTACGGCATGTCCGCCAACAAGGACGTCTGGTGGGACAACCGCTTCGCCAGCCACCTCGGGTTCGCGGCGAAGGACAGCTCCGAAGTGTTCCGCGAAAAAGTCGAGGCGCAGCCAATGCCGGCGGCCGATGACCCGGCGCGGATCTATCAGGGCGGCGCGTTTGTCGCCGCAGGTCCGTTCGGCGACTGATCACTCTGACAACGACGCAAAGGAATGAGTATGCAAGCCGAATTGATCGTCGACGCCCGCAACGCCGTGGGCGAAAGCCCGGTCTGGGTAGCAGAGGAAAACGCGCTGTACTGGGTCGACATTCCCAACGGCGGCCTGCAACGCTGGAGCGCCGAGACCGGCCATGTGCACGCCTGGAAAACCCCGGAGATGCTCGCCTGCATCGCCCGCCACAGCCGTGGCGGCTGGGTCGCCGGCATGGAGAGCGGTTTCTTTCATCTGCACCCGCACAGCGACGGCAGCCTCGACAGCGAGCGACTTGCCAGCGTCGAGCACGGCCGCGAAGACATGCGCCTGAACGATGGTCGTTGTGATCGCCAGGGCCGCTTCTGGGCCGGCAGCATGGTGTTGAACATGGGCCTGAATGCGCCCGAAGGCCGGCTCTACCGCTACGGCGCCGGGCAGTCTGGCGTGATCGAAGCGCAACTCGACGGTTTCATCGTGCCCAACGGTCTCGGCTTCAGCCCCGACGGCAAAACCATGTACCTGTCCGATTCGCACCCCGACGTGCAATTGATCTGGGCGTTCGATTACGACACCGATACCGGCACACCATCGAACCGCCGCGTCTTCGTCGACATGAACCACTTCCCCGGCCGGCCCGATGGCGCTGCCGTGGACGCCGAAGGTTTCTACTGGATCTGCGCCAACGACGCCGGCCTCATTCACCGTTTCGCGCCGGACGGCCGACTCGACTTCTCGCTGGCCGTACCAGTGAAAAAACCGACCATGTGCGCCTTCGGTGGAACCCGGATGGACACCTTGTTCGTCACCTCGATTCGTCCCGGCGACGACCACGATCCGCAGTCCCTGGCCGGCGGCGTGTTCGCCCTGACCCCCAACGTCAAAGGCCTGCCGGAGCCGCTGTTCGACGCTTTGCCGTAACAACCGCTTCTGCTGCACCGCTGCGCCTTGAACACAACAATAACAAGACTGGAGACTCACCCCCATGTACTTCAAACGCACCTTGCTGGCCGCTGCACTCCCGCTGATGTTTACCTTCACTGGCGCCGCTCAGGCCCTGCAACTCAAATTCGCGGACATTCACCCCGCCGGTTACCCAACCGTGGTGGCCGAAGAAAACATGGGCAAGACCCTGACCAAGGAAACCAACGGCGAGCTGACCTTCCAATACTTCCCTGGCGGTGTGCTCGGCTCCGAAAAGGAAGTCATCGAGCAGATGCAAGTCGGCGCCGTACAGCTGTCTCGTGTCAGCCTGGGTATCGTCGGCCCCGTGGTCCCGGACGTGAACGTGTTCAACATGCCGTTCATCTTCCGCGACCAGCAACACATGCGTAACGTCATCGACGGCCCGGTAGGCGACGAAATCCTCGGCAAAATCACCAACTCCGAATTCGGCCTGGTGGCCCTGGCCTGGATGGACGGCGGCACGCGCAACATCTACACCAAGAAACCGGTGCGCAAGCTCGAAGACCTCAAGGGCATGAAAATCCGCGTGCAAGGCAACCCGATGTTCATCGACATGATGAACGCCATGGGCGGTAACGGCATCGCCATGGACACCGGCGAGATCTTCAGCGCCTTGCAGACCGGCGTGATCGACGGCGCGGAAAACAACCCGCCAACCCTGCTTGAACACAACCACTTCCAGAATGCGAAGTACTACAGCCTCACGGGTCACCTGATCCTGCCAGAGCCGATCGTGATGTCGAAAATCACCTGGGAAAAACTGACGCCGGATCAACAGGCGCTGGTCAAGACAGCCGCCAAGGCTGCCCAGGCCGAAGAGCGCGTGCTGTGGGACAAGAAGTCCGCTGCCAGTGAAGAAAAACTCAAGGCCGCCGGCGTCGAGTTCATCGAGGTCGACAAAAAACCCTTCTACGACGCCACCGCCTCGGTTCGTGAGAAATACGGCGCGCCGTATGCCGATCTGATCAAAAAGATCGAAGCCGTTCAGTAACGCCTCCCGCTCCGTCCCCATGAACAAGGCCCGGTGCGCCCGATGACTGCGGCGCACCCGGTTACGGTGGAACCCGATGAAGAATCTACTGCTGCGTATCAACGACAAGATCTACATGACGTGCATCTGGGTCGCCGGCCTTTCCGTCCTGGCGATTTCCCTGATGATTCCCTGGGGCGTGTTCGCCCGCTACGTGCTGGGCACCGGTTCGAGCTGGCCCGAGCCCACGGCGATCCTGCTGATGATGGTGTTTACCTTCATCGGCGCTGCCGCCAGTTACCGCGCCGGTGCGCACATGGCCGTGGCCATGCTCACCGACCGCATGCCGCCGCAACTGAGAACCGCGGCGGCGATTTTTTCCCAGCTGCTGATGGCGGCGATCTGCATCTTCATGACGATCTGGGGCGCCAAACTGTGCATGTCCACCTGGAACCAGTTCATGGCGGCCCTGCCCGATCTGCGCGTGGGCGTGACCTATCTGCCGATTCCGCTGGGCGGCTTTCTGACGCTGATTTTTGTTCTGGAAAAACTCTTGCTCGGTGACCAGAGCAAACGTCGAGTCGTGCAGTTCGACCTGGTTGAAGAAAGTGAAGGTGCCGCTTAATGGACGCTCTGATACTGCTGGGCAGTTTTATCGTATTGATCCTGATCGGCATGCCCGTCGCCTACGCGCTCGGCGCCGCCGCGCTGATCGGTGCATGGTGGATCGACATCCCGTTCCAGGCCGTGATGATTCAGGTCGCCTCGGGGGTGAACAAATTCTCGCTGCTGGCCATTCCGTTCTTCGTACTGGCCGGTGCGATCATGGCCGAGGGCGGCATGTCCCGTCGATTGGTGGCGTGTGCCGGGGTGCTGGTGGGTTTTGTCCGCGGAGGCCTGTCACTGGTCAACATTGTCGCCTCGACCTTTTTCGGCGCGATCTCCGGGTCGTCGGTGGCGGACACCGCGTCGGTGGGTTCGGTGCTGATCCCGGAAATGGAACGCAAGGGCTATCCACGGGATTTCTCCACCGCCGTGACCGTCAGCGGTTCGGTGCAAGCCCTGCTGACCCCGCCAAGCCATAACTCGGTGCTCTACTCCCTGGCCGCCGGTGGTACGGTTTCGATTGCCTCGCTGTTCATGGCCGGCATCGTCCCCGGACTGATGATGAGCGCCTGCCTGATGGTGCTGTGCCTGATCTTCGCGAAAAAACGCAACTACCCCAAGGGTGAAGTGATCCCGATGCGCCAGGCGTTGAAAATCGTCGGCGAAGCCCTCTGGGGCATGATGGCGATGGTGATCATCCTCGGCGGCATCCTGTCCGGTATCTTCACCGCGACCGAATCGGCGGCCATCGCCGTGCTGTGGTCGTTCTTCGTCACCATGTTCATCTACCGCGACTACAAGTGGAGCGAACTGCCGAAACTGATGCACCGCACGGTGCGGACAATTTCGATCGTGATGATCCTGATCGGTTTCGCGGCGAGCTTCGGCTACATCATGACCCTGATGCAGATTCCGGCGAAGATCACCACGATGTTCCTGACCCTCTCGGACAACCGCTACGTGATCCTGATGTGCATCAACGTCATGCTGCTGTTGCTCGGCACGGTGATGGACATGGCGCCGCTGATCCTGATCCTGACGCCGATCCTGATGCCGGTGATTCTCGGCATCGGCGTCGATCCGGTGCAGTTCGGCATGATCATGCTGGTCAACCTCGGGATCGGATTGATAACGCCGCCGGTGGGTGCGGTGCTGTTTGTCGGGTCAGCGGTGGGCAAAGTGAGTATTGAAAGCACTGTTAAAGCGTTGCTGCCGTTCTATGCCGTGCTGTTCCTGGTGTTGATGCTGGTGACTTACGTGCCCGCACTTTCGCTGTGGTTGCCGCACTTGGTGTTGTAACAACCTGAAAGATCGCAGCCTTCGGCAGCTCCTACAGAAGTCGCATTCCCATGTAGGAGCTGTCGAGTAAAACGAGGCTGCGATCTTTTGATCTTACCCACGCTCAGGCGCGAAATAGCATGTAGGCCGCCACCACCAGACAGACACTGGCAAACCCCACCTGCAACGCCCGCGCCGGCACCTGTGCACAGAGCTTGCGGCCGATGATCATGCCGACAATGCTGGCGACGATAAACGCCGCGCCCTGCCCGTCAATCCGCACACCGGCGTGAAAGGAGCCGATCACCCCGATCACCGAAATCAGGCTGATCACCATCAACGACGTAGCGACAATCCCGCGCATCTGCACATCGGTCAGTTGCTTGAACGCCGGCACAATCAAAAAGCCGCCACCGACACCGAGCAATCCGGACACCACGCCGGTAATTGCGCCCAACGCCGCCAATGTAGCGGTGCATTTGGCGGTCCAGTCAAAGCGTCCGGTTTGTTCATTGAGCATGCAGTTCTTCTGGCCCCAACTGGCGTGACCGTGATCGCTCGGCCCCTCCTGCTGACGCTCACGGCGCAGCATGCGCCAGGCCACCATGACCATCAGCAGACTGAACAGGATCATCAGGATTTTCTCCGGCAACTGGTGCGCGAAGTAAATGCCCAACGGCGAAAACACCGCACCCAACGCGGCAATCAACAACGCCGCGCGATAACGCACCAAGCCATGACGCAAACCGTCGATAGCACCAACCGCCGCCGCACTGCCGACTGCAAACAATGCGACCGGCGCTGCCTGAGTCATCGTCCAGCCCAACCCGAGCACCAGCGCCGGCACCGCAAGAATGCCGCCGCCGGCCCCGGTCAAGCCGAGGACCAACCCCATCACCATGCCAAACAGACTTGCCAGCAACATAGGGTTTTCTCAGTCGACCTTTGACAGACCAGTCAGCCACTCGCGGCCCTTGAGCATGCCGTTCCAGTAGAACCACGGCAGCAAGGTTGCCTTGAGAAACCACGCCGAACGCCGCGCCACGGTCGGGTCCAGTGGAAAAGTCGGCAGCACCTTGCCGGCATATCCAAACTCGGCAAGGATCACCTTGCCCTTCTCCACCGTCAGCGGGCAGGAACCATAGCCGTCGTACTTCAGCGGCAGCGGTTGTTGCTTGCGCAGGGCCAGCAAATTTTCCGCGACCACCACGACTTGCTTGCGCACCGCTGCGGCGGTTTTTGCGTTGCTGGTGCCGCAGATATCACCGAGGGCGAACACCTCGGGATAACGCGGATGCTGCAGGCTGTGCGGGTTGACTTCGCACCAGCCAGCAGCGTCGGCCAGAGGGCTTTGGGCGATGAAATCCGGCGAGATCTGCGGCGGCACGACGTGGAGCAGATCGAAGCTTTTCGCCTCACGGGTGACGTTGCCGTCAGCGTCCTTGATCTCGAACCACGCGGTTTTCGCCGGGCCGTCGACCTTGACCAGATTCGAGTTAAAGGCCAATTGCGCGTTGTACTTTTCGATGTACTTCATCAACGGCGGCACAAATGTCGCCACGCCGAACAGCGCGGCGCCGGCCAGGTTGAATTCAACATGGATGTTGTTCAGCGCACCGTTTTTACGCCAGTGATCGCAGGACAGGTACAGCGCCTTTTGCGGCGCGCCGGCACATTTGATCGGCATCGCCGGTTGAATGAACAGGGCTTTGCCGCCGCGCAATTTCTGCACCTGATCCCAGGTGTATTGCGCGTGCTGGTAGCTGTAGTTGGAGGTGACGCCGTGCTGACCGAGGCTTTCCGCCAAGCCTTCGATCTTCTCCCAAGCCATTCGCAGGCCGGGGCAGACGATCAGGTTCTGATAGCTGACCGTGCGCTCGTCGTTGAGGGTGAGTTGTTTTTTGTCGGGATCGATGCCGGTGACGGCGGCTTGAACCCAAGTGGCTTGGCGCGGAAGCACTTTGGCCATCGGCCTGACGGTGTCTTTCACGTCGTAAGCGCCACCGCCGACCAGCGTCCACGCCGGCTGGTAGTAATGGTGAGTGCTCGGCTCGATGACCGTGATGTTCAGGTGCGGATCACGCTTGAGCAGACTGGCGACAAAACCGATACCGGCCGTACCACCGCCGATGACCACGATGTCCGCACTGATGGATGGGCCCCAGTGTTGATCGTTCATTGCTTGTTCCTTCTGCTGCACGCAAGGAGTATCAGTCATACACAAAACCTGTGGGAGCTGGCTTGCCAGCGATGGCGGAGTGTCAGTCGCCATCAATGTCGGCTGACAAGGCCTAATCGCTGGCAAGCCAGCTCCCACAGGTTTAGAGGGTTGGCTGGCATTTATTGATGGCCCAGACTTTTCAGCACGGCTCCGCAATACAATCCAGACAGGGTTTTCATCACCTGAATGACTTCCGGACTGGCGAGGCCGTAAAAAATGTATTTGCCTTCACGACGGGTCGCGACCAGCCCTTCATCACGCAGAATGCCCAGTTGCTGCGACAGCGTCGGCTGGCGCACGCCGGTCATCTTTTCCAGTTCGCCAACGTTGCGTTCGCCCTGGGTCAGTTGGCAGAGGATCAACAGGCGATCCTCATTGGCCATGGCCTTGAGCAACGCGCAGGCCTTGGAGGCCGAGGCGCGCAGTTGGGCGACTTCACATTCGGTCAGACTGGATTGCATTTGCACGATGCCTTGAAGGTCACTTAAGCTGCGAACATTATGTTTTTAGATAAAGTGTTGCAACCCATTTTCCTTGTTCAGGTTGGTGTCCATGCCCGCGCAGATTGAATCTTTCCTCGACCCCGCCTCCTCGACTTACAGCTATGTGGTCTATGAAGCCGACGGCGGGCAATGTGCAATCGTCGATCCGGTGCTCGATTACGACGGCGCCGCCGGGCGTACCTGCACCGCCCAGGCCGACAAAATCATCGCCTTCGTTCGCACGCATAACCTGCAAGTGCAGTGGCTGCTGGAAACCCACGCCCATGCCGATCACCTGTCTGCCGCGCCCTATCTGCGCCGGGAGCTGGGTGGAAAAATCGCCATCGGCGAATCCATCAGCAAAGTGCAGAACGTGTTCAAGGCACTGTTCAATCTGGAGCCGGAGTTCTGCGTCGATGGCTCGCAGTTCGATCATCTGTTTGCGCCGAACGAGTCATTCAGGATCGGCAATCTCAAAGCCACTGCCCTGCATGTGCCCGGGCATACGCCGGCGGACATGGCCTATCTGATCGACGGCGAGCAGATTCTGGTGGGTGACACGCTGTTCATGCCGGATGTCGGCACCGCGCGTTGCGACTTTCCCGGCGGCAATGCCCATCAGTTGTTTGCCTCGATCCACAAACTGCTGGCCTTCCCCGCCAGCGTGAAACTCTACGTTTGCCACGATTATCCGCCCGAGGGGCGCGTCGCGCAGTGCCAGACCACGGTCGGTGAGCAGCGCAAAAGCAATATTCATGTGCATGACGGGGTTGATGAGGCGGCGTTTGTCGAGATGCGCACCCAGCGTGATGCCGGGCTGGGCATGCCGACGCTGTTGCTGCCGGCGATTCAGGTGAATGTGCGGGCGGGGAATCTGCCAGCGGCTGAGGACAATGGCGTCGTGTATCTGAAGATCCCGATCAACAAGCTTTAACAGCAAAAGATCGCAGCCTTCGGCAGCTCCTACAGTTGGAACGCGTTTTCCCTGTAGGAGTTGCCGCAGGCTGCGATCTTTTGATCTTCACGTCCCCAACGTCAAACCGTTCGCCGGCAGCGGCAATGCAGTTTTGTATCTCACTTGCTTCAGCGCAAAGCTCGACCGGATATTCGCCACCCCCGGCACTTTGGTCAGGAAGTCCATCATGAAGCGTTCCAGCGACTGAATCGTCGGCACCAGTACCCGGATCAGGTAATCCGGGTCTCCGGCCATGAGGTAGCACTCCATCACCTCAGGGCGATCGGAGATCGCCTCTTCGAAATGCTGCAACGCCTCCTCCACCTGTTTCTCCAGGCTGACATGGATGAACACGTTCACATGCAGCCCCAGCAGGTCGGCATCCAGCAGCGTGACCTGCTCGCGAATCAGCCCTAGTTCTTCCATCGCCTTGACCCGGTTGAAGCACGGCGTCGGCGACAGATTCACCGAGCGCGCGAGGTCGGCGTTGGTGATGCGCGCATTATCCTGAAGGCTGTTGAGAATGCCGATGT encodes:
- a CDS encoding sulfite exporter TauE/SafE family protein encodes the protein MLLASLFGMVMGLVLGLTGAGGGILAVPALVLGLGWTMTQAAPVALFAVGSAAAVGAIDGLRHGLVRYRAALLIAALGAVFSPLGIYFAHQLPEKILMILFSLLMVMVAWRMLRRERQQEGPSDHGHASWGQKNCMLNEQTGRFDWTAKCTATLAALGAITGVVSGLLGVGGGFLIVPAFKQLTDVQMRGIVATSLMVISLISVIGVIGSFHAGVRIDGQGAAFIVASIVGMIIGRKLCAQVPARALQVGFASVCLVVAAYMLFRA
- a CDS encoding NAD(P)-dependent oxidoreductase, producing the protein MTSTSTPRAPFNRLLLTGAAGGLGKVLRERMRPYANVLRLSDIAALAPAVDDREEVVPCDLADKQAVHQLVEGVDAILHFGGVSVERPFEEILGANISGVFHIYEAARRHGVKRVIFASSNHVIGFYKQDEQLDASSARRPDGYYGLSKSYGEDMASFYFDRYGIETVSIRIGSSFPEPQNRRMMHTWLSFDDLTQLLERALYTPNVGHTVVYGMSANKDVWWDNRFASHLGFAAKDSSEVFREKVEAQPMPAADDPARIYQGGAFVAAGPFGD
- a CDS encoding TRAP transporter large permease, producing the protein MDALILLGSFIVLILIGMPVAYALGAAALIGAWWIDIPFQAVMIQVASGVNKFSLLAIPFFVLAGAIMAEGGMSRRLVACAGVLVGFVRGGLSLVNIVASTFFGAISGSSVADTASVGSVLIPEMERKGYPRDFSTAVTVSGSVQALLTPPSHNSVLYSLAAGGTVSIASLFMAGIVPGLMMSACLMVLCLIFAKKRNYPKGEVIPMRQALKIVGEALWGMMAMVIILGGILSGIFTATESAAIAVLWSFFVTMFIYRDYKWSELPKLMHRTVRTISIVMILIGFAASFGYIMTLMQIPAKITTMFLTLSDNRYVILMCINVMLLLLGTVMDMAPLILILTPILMPVILGIGVDPVQFGMIMLVNLGIGLITPPVGAVLFVGSAVGKVSIESTVKALLPFYAVLFLVLMLVTYVPALSLWLPHLVL
- a CDS encoding SMP-30/gluconolactonase/LRE family protein, which produces MQAELIVDARNAVGESPVWVAEENALYWVDIPNGGLQRWSAETGHVHAWKTPEMLACIARHSRGGWVAGMESGFFHLHPHSDGSLDSERLASVEHGREDMRLNDGRCDRQGRFWAGSMVLNMGLNAPEGRLYRYGAGQSGVIEAQLDGFIVPNGLGFSPDGKTMYLSDSHPDVQLIWAFDYDTDTGTPSNRRVFVDMNHFPGRPDGAAVDAEGFYWICANDAGLIHRFAPDGRLDFSLAVPVKKPTMCAFGGTRMDTLFVTSIRPGDDHDPQSLAGGVFALTPNVKGLPEPLFDALP
- a CDS encoding TRAP transporter small permease; the protein is MKNLLLRINDKIYMTCIWVAGLSVLAISLMIPWGVFARYVLGTGSSWPEPTAILLMMVFTFIGAAASYRAGAHMAVAMLTDRMPPQLRTAAAIFSQLLMAAICIFMTIWGAKLCMSTWNQFMAALPDLRVGVTYLPIPLGGFLTLIFVLEKLLLGDQSKRRVVQFDLVEESEGAA
- a CDS encoding FAD/NAD(P)-binding oxidoreductase, coding for MNDQHWGPSISADIVVIGGGTAGIGFVASLLKRDPHLNITVIEPSTHHYYQPAWTLVGGGAYDVKDTVRPMAKVLPRQATWVQAAVTGIDPDKKQLTLNDERTVSYQNLIVCPGLRMAWEKIEGLAESLGQHGVTSNYSYQHAQYTWDQVQKLRGGKALFIQPAMPIKCAGAPQKALYLSCDHWRKNGALNNIHVEFNLAGAALFGVATFVPPLMKYIEKYNAQLAFNSNLVKVDGPAKTAWFEIKDADGNVTREAKSFDLLHVVPPQISPDFIAQSPLADAAGWCEVNPHSLQHPRYPEVFALGDICGTSNAKTAAAVRKQVVVVAENLLALRKQQPLPLKYDGYGSCPLTVEKGKVILAEFGYAGKVLPTFPLDPTVARRSAWFLKATLLPWFYWNGMLKGREWLTGLSKVD
- a CDS encoding ArsR/SmtB family transcription factor is translated as MQSSLTECEVAQLRASASKACALLKAMANEDRLLILCQLTQGERNVGELEKMTGVRQPTLSQQLGILRDEGLVATRREGKYIFYGLASPEVIQVMKTLSGLYCGAVLKSLGHQ
- the bkdR gene encoding Bkd operon transcriptional regulator BkdR: MRKLDRTDIGILNSLQDNARITNADLARSVNLSPTPCFNRVKAMEELGLIREQVTLLDADLLGLHVNVFIHVSLEKQVEEALQHFEEAISDRPEVMECYLMAGDPDYLIRVLVPTIQSLERFMMDFLTKVPGVANIRSSFALKQVRYKTALPLPANGLTLGT
- a CDS encoding MBL fold metallo-hydrolase, which translates into the protein MPAQIESFLDPASSTYSYVVYEADGGQCAIVDPVLDYDGAAGRTCTAQADKIIAFVRTHNLQVQWLLETHAHADHLSAAPYLRRELGGKIAIGESISKVQNVFKALFNLEPEFCVDGSQFDHLFAPNESFRIGNLKATALHVPGHTPADMAYLIDGEQILVGDTLFMPDVGTARCDFPGGNAHQLFASIHKLLAFPASVKLYVCHDYPPEGRVAQCQTTVGEQRKSNIHVHDGVDEAAFVEMRTQRDAGLGMPTLLLPAIQVNVRAGNLPAAEDNGVVYLKIPINKL
- a CDS encoding TRAP transporter substrate-binding protein, with protein sequence MYFKRTLLAAALPLMFTFTGAAQALQLKFADIHPAGYPTVVAEENMGKTLTKETNGELTFQYFPGGVLGSEKEVIEQMQVGAVQLSRVSLGIVGPVVPDVNVFNMPFIFRDQQHMRNVIDGPVGDEILGKITNSEFGLVALAWMDGGTRNIYTKKPVRKLEDLKGMKIRVQGNPMFIDMMNAMGGNGIAMDTGEIFSALQTGVIDGAENNPPTLLEHNHFQNAKYYSLTGHLILPEPIVMSKITWEKLTPDQQALVKTAAKAAQAEERVLWDKKSAASEEKLKAAGVEFIEVDKKPFYDATASVREKYGAPYADLIKKIEAVQ